A single Pirellulaceae bacterium DNA region contains:
- a CDS encoding AAA family ATPase, with protein MLKDQLWEYIRAGFSGLWIQTHETSEALLEITELAQQKKLQLVRWNLDQGTQLLNGQLTVQSNHDPLSVVRSLGSIESSENNTLLVLENFHRFIESAEICQALLTQLQLGKQSGRHIVILSPLLKIPHELDRQFAVLEYALPDREQLWQIATGLIQDIEDYSDQERESLLDASAGLTRGEAESAYSLSLVRHGRIVDSEIWGLKTKWLRKSGLLSLYQSDQGFDSLGGLDNLKQFCRHSLRRHGDADRRARPRGIMLLGVPGTGKSAFAKALGKESDRPVLMLDIGQLMGSLVGQSEANIRTALKIADAMAPCILFIDEVEKALAGAGSASAGDSGVSSRLFGTLLTWLNDHHSDVYVVVTCNNIQHLPPEFSRAERFDAVLFLDLPGAEEKELIWQLYVQHYHLDASLQRPADQHWTGAEIKACCRLASLLSVSLQEAGQYIVPVGVTAAENIERLRTWASGRCLDASRPGIFQSRAAESHSGNAKPQPGSRPRRGITLRPSEN; from the coding sequence ATGCTAAAAGATCAACTGTGGGAATACATTCGAGCTGGCTTCTCGGGACTGTGGATTCAGACCCACGAGACCAGCGAAGCCCTGCTGGAAATCACCGAACTTGCCCAGCAGAAAAAGCTGCAACTGGTGCGCTGGAACCTCGATCAAGGAACTCAGCTCCTCAACGGCCAGTTGACCGTCCAATCCAATCACGATCCGCTGTCGGTTGTCCGTTCACTCGGCTCGATCGAATCTTCCGAGAACAATACCCTGCTGGTACTGGAGAATTTCCATCGGTTCATCGAATCAGCCGAAATCTGCCAAGCGCTGCTCACTCAGTTGCAACTGGGCAAGCAGTCAGGTCGTCACATCGTGATCCTGTCACCACTGCTGAAAATCCCGCATGAGCTGGATCGACAATTCGCAGTGCTGGAATACGCGCTGCCGGATCGAGAACAGTTGTGGCAGATCGCAACTGGTCTGATCCAGGATATCGAAGACTATTCGGACCAGGAGCGAGAATCGCTGCTGGACGCCTCAGCGGGTCTGACCCGTGGTGAAGCCGAGTCGGCCTACAGCCTGTCGCTGGTGCGCCACGGCCGAATTGTCGACAGCGAAATCTGGGGCCTCAAGACCAAGTGGCTGAGGAAGTCCGGACTGCTGAGCCTCTACCAGAGCGACCAGGGATTCGACTCTCTGGGCGGTCTGGATAATCTCAAGCAGTTCTGCCGCCATTCGCTACGCCGTCACGGCGATGCCGATCGGAGAGCCAGGCCGCGTGGCATCATGCTGCTAGGTGTACCGGGTACCGGCAAGTCGGCCTTCGCCAAGGCGCTGGGCAAAGAATCTGATCGCCCGGTGCTGATGCTGGACATCGGGCAACTGATGGGATCGCTGGTGGGCCAGAGTGAAGCCAATATCCGCACCGCGTTGAAGATCGCTGACGCGATGGCTCCGTGCATTCTATTTATCGACGAAGTCGAAAAGGCACTGGCCGGAGCGGGTTCGGCCAGCGCCGGTGACAGCGGTGTATCCAGTCGCTTGTTCGGTACGCTGCTTACCTGGCTGAATGATCATCACAGCGATGTGTATGTTGTAGTGACCTGCAACAACATTCAGCATCTGCCTCCGGAATTTTCCAGAGCCGAACGCTTTGATGCCGTCCTGTTTCTGGACCTACCGGGAGCTGAAGAGAAAGAGCTGATCTGGCAGCTCTATGTGCAGCACTACCATCTAGACGCTTCGCTCCAGCGGCCAGCCGACCAGCACTGGACCGGCGCAGAGATCAAAGCCTGCTGCCGGCTGGCCAGTCTGCTAAGTGTTTCACTCCAGGAGGCTGGCCAGTACATCGTTCCCGTAGGCGTCACGGCGGCTGAGAACATCGAGCGTCTGCGCACCTGGGCCAGCGGTCGTTGTTTGGATGCCAGTCGTCCAGGAATTTTTCAGTCTCGGGCGGCGGAGTCTCACAGCGGTAATGCCAAGCCGCAGCCCGGCAGTCGTCCCAGGCGCGGGATCACCCTCAGGCCATCTGAGAATTAA
- a CDS encoding formylglycine-generating enzyme family protein, with product MKLVIISKGTFKLGSPPGKEGVNHDERQHEVTISRDYYLGMYEVTQAQYETIMGDNPSYFQNDNLPDARSVEVTSDFPVETVSWEDAVEFCRRISALPAERATGRVYRLPTEAEWEYACRAGSKLAYSFGGDVRALGDYAWYDSNSNDRTYPVGQKKANSWGLYDMHGNVWEWCSDWYGEYPNGAVSDPQGPRTGSLRVDRGGSWDYGAAMCQSSFRGNLDPSGSNFNNGFRLALDAPVNPR from the coding sequence ATGAAGCTTGTAATAATCTCCAAGGGGACGTTCAAGTTGGGATCACCGCCCGGCAAGGAAGGCGTGAACCATGACGAGCGACAGCATGAGGTAACGATCAGCAGAGACTACTACCTCGGTATGTACGAAGTAACTCAGGCGCAATACGAAACAATCATGGGGGATAATCCAAGCTATTTCCAAAATGACAATCTGCCTGACGCTCGAAGCGTCGAGGTTACTTCAGACTTTCCAGTAGAAACAGTCTCTTGGGAGGATGCAGTCGAGTTTTGCAGACGCATATCGGCATTGCCTGCAGAGAGAGCGACTGGGCGAGTGTACCGATTACCGACTGAAGCAGAATGGGAATACGCCTGCCGCGCTGGGAGTAAGTTAGCCTACAGTTTTGGGGGGGATGTTAGGGCACTTGGTGATTATGCTTGGTATGACTCAAATAGTAATGATCGAACGTATCCCGTTGGACAGAAGAAAGCGAATTCATGGGGTCTCTACGATATGCATGGAAATGTGTGGGAGTGGTGTTCGGATTGGTATGGGGAATATCCGAACGGAGCTGTTAGCGACCCTCAAGGTCCGCGTACAGGCTCTTTACGAGTCGACCGAGGCGGCAGTTGGGACTACGGGGCCGCTATGTGCCAATCATCCTTCCGTGGCAACCTCGACCCGTCGGGTAGCAACTTCAACAATGGGTTCCGCCTCGCTCTTGATGCCCCTGTGAATCCCAGGTAA
- a CDS encoding DUF2997 domain-containing protein has translation MSRPLIIVHVSPTGQTQVRAEGFRGQDCLTATRELEQSLGLAVSRQHTGQFYQANEAASRVELQSGERTE, from the coding sequence GTGAGTCGTCCACTAATCATCGTTCATGTCTCACCCACTGGTCAGACCCAAGTCCGCGCCGAAGGCTTTCGCGGTCAAGATTGTCTGACGGCCACTCGGGAGTTGGAGCAATCTTTGGGGCTGGCAGTTAGTCGCCAACATACCGGCCAGTTCTATCAGGCGAATGAGGCGGCTAGCCGCGTCGAATTGCAATCGGGTGAGCGGACGGAATAG
- a CDS encoding DUF1257 domain-containing protein, whose product MSHIVSIETQIRDPLAVELACRRLQWPEPVAGSHRLFTTTVEGLGVRAPGWNYPIVCHLESGQLSYDNFNGRWGDPVHLDQLKQAYAVEKTKLEARRQGRSVSETILADGSVQLVVEVSAGQSGVFDGPGQQGGAL is encoded by the coding sequence ATGAGTCACATTGTTTCGATCGAAACACAAATTCGCGACCCGCTGGCGGTCGAACTGGCGTGCCGACGTTTGCAGTGGCCAGAGCCGGTGGCGGGTAGCCATCGGCTGTTTACTACGACCGTCGAAGGTCTGGGCGTTCGGGCACCTGGCTGGAATTACCCGATCGTCTGCCACCTGGAGAGCGGGCAGTTGTCGTATGACAATTTCAATGGCCGCTGGGGCGATCCGGTGCATCTGGATCAGCTCAAGCAGGCCTACGCGGTCGAGAAAACTAAACTCGAAGCACGCCGCCAAGGCCGCTCGGTCTCGGAGACTATTTTGGCGGATGGCTCGGTGCAACTGGTGGTCGAAGTATCGGCGGGCCAGTCGGGCGTTTTCGATGGCCCGGGTCAGCAAGGAGGTGCCTTGTGA
- a CDS encoding PPC domain-containing protein, giving the protein MFFSTIPDKERRISHRSRTLRVESLERRELMDGYGLHLSLPSVSALVAEGEQPAVFAQQSSVALVTGNVRNDSISRVGEVDRFTVQASAGQLFQVAIAPNGNLNAQLRVLDSIGRVIVSAASTQTFARNFSAGTAGTYIVEIQGVNHRSVGTYRLGLESLSRPSADAKALPIGSIANGQLSGSVQVDQFKVAARAGQVFQVALATQSGLDATMRVYAPGGRMLLEATTKSAAARNFTATAAGEYIVQIQATNLTSTGSYRVGVESLSSPSADAKALSVGGFNNGQLTGSVQADQHRFLANSGQRFHLDLAPLAGLNAKIRVFEPGGRLVLEGLTSSARTYNFTSSIKGEFIVMIEAANLTSLGSYRLGLRRS; this is encoded by the coding sequence ATGTTTTTCTCAACAATACCTGACAAAGAACGTCGTATCTCACATCGCAGTCGAACTCTCCGCGTGGAAAGCCTGGAGCGCCGAGAATTAATGGACGGCTATGGACTGCATTTAAGCCTGCCGAGCGTCTCGGCATTGGTAGCCGAAGGTGAGCAACCAGCCGTATTTGCTCAGCAATCAAGCGTCGCGTTGGTTACCGGCAACGTTCGGAATGACTCTATCTCTCGCGTCGGCGAAGTTGACCGTTTTACCGTTCAGGCAAGCGCAGGCCAGCTATTTCAGGTCGCGATAGCTCCTAACGGGAATTTGAATGCTCAGCTTCGAGTACTGGACTCGATTGGCAGGGTGATTGTTAGCGCCGCTTCCACCCAGACGTTCGCTCGCAATTTTTCAGCTGGTACTGCCGGTACTTACATTGTTGAAATTCAAGGAGTCAATCACAGGAGTGTTGGAACTTACCGATTAGGCTTGGAGTCTCTCTCTCGGCCAAGTGCTGATGCCAAGGCATTGCCTATCGGCAGTATCGCCAATGGCCAGCTGTCCGGGTCGGTGCAGGTCGATCAATTCAAGGTGGCAGCTCGCGCCGGCCAGGTATTTCAAGTTGCACTGGCTACTCAGTCTGGCCTGGACGCTACCATGCGAGTCTATGCTCCGGGAGGACGTATGCTGCTTGAGGCCACAACTAAGTCAGCTGCAGCCCGCAATTTCACGGCCACAGCCGCTGGCGAGTACATTGTCCAGATTCAGGCGACCAATCTGACCTCGACCGGTAGCTACCGCGTTGGCGTCGAATCCCTATCGTCGCCGAGTGCAGACGCCAAAGCGCTGTCAGTTGGCGGCTTCAATAACGGTCAATTGACCGGTTCGGTTCAAGCTGATCAGCACAGGTTTTTAGCCAATTCCGGTCAGCGGTTTCACCTAGACCTTGCACCACTGGCTGGTCTCAATGCCAAGATTCGCGTTTTCGAGCCAGGTGGAAGGCTGGTTCTGGAAGGTTTAACATCCAGCGCCAGAACATACAACTTTACGTCCAGCATCAAGGGCGAGTTCATCGTGATGATCGAGGCCGCCAATCTAACCAGTCTCGGCAGCTATCGATTGGGCCTGCGGCGTAGTTGA